From the Euphorbia lathyris chromosome 6, ddEupLath1.1, whole genome shotgun sequence genome, one window contains:
- the LOC136232729 gene encoding serine/arginine-rich splicing factor SR45a-like produces the protein MSYSKRSRYSPSPSPYKRYGRSLSRSLSRSRDRSRSPSTDVDNPGNNLYVTGLSPRITKRDLEKHFASEGSVIDVHLVVDPWTRESRGFGFVTMSSVTEAERCIKYLNRSVLEGRVITVEKAKRRRGRTPTPGRYLGLRTIRVRRQSPSYSPRRSPSYSPYERSRSRSPRYSSERSRSRSYSPHSSRHKSSRGRSYPSYYYSRRRSYSRSRSPYSRSPVSRRDRSYSPYDSTYYSPDDRYYRRHRYYSMCRSPTPPRRTRRSSRRSYSSSITRSPSPSPSPMRSSRQSYSRSVSPIPRRSSRRSYSRSPSPRLREGYRRSYSRSSSPRVRVGSRRNYCRSLSPRGKKSARREYSEDSCSRGPSVSRSSRSRSTSPSS, from the exons ATGTCGTACTCTAAAAGGTCGAGATATTCTCCCTCACCTTCCCCATACAAGCGATACGGCAGGTCTCTGTCGAGGTCTTTGTCAAGGTCGAGGGACAGGTCAAG GAGTCCTTCAACTGATGTGGATAACCCTGGTAACAATTTGTATGTGACAGGGCTGTCTCCTCGGATCACTAAGAGAGATCTGGAGAAGCACTTCGCTAGTGAAGGATCG GTGATTGATGTTCATCTTGTGGTTGATCCATGGACTAGAGAATCTCGTGGATTTGGTTTTGTTACTATGTCCTCTGTTACAGAGGCTGAACGTTGCATTAAGTATTTGAACCGGTCTGTTCTTGAAGGCCGTGTCATTACAGTGGAGAAG GCTAAGAGGCGGAGAGGGCGGACTCCCACTCCTGGAAGGTATCTTGGGCTGAGAACCATCCGTG TGCGACGTCAATCTCCTAGTTATTCTCCCCGTCGATCTCCGAGCTACTCTCCTTATGAGAGGAGCCGAAGTCGGTCACCTCGATATTCGTCAGAACGTAGTAGGAGCAGGTCATATTCTCCTCACTCCAGCCGCCACAAATCCAGCCGAGGCAGATCATATCCATCTTATTATTATAGCCGGCGCCGGTCATACTCTAGATCACGAAGTCCTTATAGCAGGTCTCCTGTTAGCAGGCGTGACAGGTCATACTCACCTTATGACTCTACGTATTACTCACCAGATGACCGTTATTATAGAAGGCACCGATATTATTCTATGTGCCGCAGTCCTACTCCTCCACGGAGGACAAGGAGAAGCTCAAGGAGGAGCTACTCAAGTAGCATTACGCGCAGTCCTAGCCCTAGCCCAAGCCCAATGAGGTCGTCGAGGCAGAGCTACTCTCGCAGTGTTTCACCTATACCGAGAAGAAGCTCAAGGAGGAGTTATTCTAGAAGTCCATCTCCAAGGTTGAGGGAGGGCTATAGGAGGAGTTACTCTAGAAGCTCATCTCCAAGGGTAAGGGTGGGGTCTCGGAGGAATTACTGTAGAAGCCTTTCTCCCAGGGGAAAGAAGAG